A region of Salvelinus alpinus chromosome 6, SLU_Salpinus.1, whole genome shotgun sequence DNA encodes the following proteins:
- the LOC139577577 gene encoding transmembrane 4 L6 family member 1-like isoform X3, with protein sequence MCSIGFARSLGFALLPLAVCCIMANILLFFPGGEIQYVQQERLSRLIWFMMGIGGGGVLMFLPAGVFISLGKCTGCCWNESFMMCGSVMAALVGLAGSGYCFIISAMAMLEGPQCFTALGWSYPFANEGGRYLMEKDTWSKCLQPVSVVEWNVTLMSILLGLSGLEFIICVLQVINGLVTAVCRPCCYKQDYTLNA encoded by the exons ATGTGCTCCATAGGTTTTGCGCGGTCGCTGGGCTTTGCCCTTCTGCCCCTGGCTGTGTGCTGTATCATGGCCAACATCCTTCTGTTCTTCCCTGGAGGAGAGATCCAGTATGTCCAACAGGAGAGACTGTCCAGGCTGATCTGGTTCATGATGGGAATCGGAGGGGGAGGTGTGTTG ATGTTCCTGCCTGCTGGAGTCTTCATCAGCCTGGGGAAGTGTACAGGCTGCTGTTGGAATGAAAGCTTCATG atgtgTGGGTCGGTAATGGCAGCTCTAGTGGGTCTGGCCGGCTCGGGATACTGTTTCATCATCTCAGCCATGGCCATGTTGGAGGGACCTCAGTGCTTCACTGCTCTGGGATGGTCTTATCCCTTCGCCAATGAGGGAGGAAG GTACCTAATGGAGAAGGACACGTGGTCTAAGTGCCTGCAGCCTGTCAGCGTTGTAGAGTGGAACGTGACCCTGATGTCCATCCTGCTGGGCCTCAGTGGGCTGGAGTTCATCATATGTGTCCTGCAGGTCATCAATGGGCTGGTGACAGCTGTCTGCAGACCCTGCTGCTACAAGCAGGACTACACCCTCAATgcctaa